A genomic stretch from Dama dama isolate Ldn47 chromosome 10, ASM3311817v1, whole genome shotgun sequence includes:
- the MAZ gene encoding myc-associated zinc finger protein isoform X1: MFPVFPCTLLAPPFPVLGLDSRGVGGLMNSFPPPQGHAQNPLQVGAELQSRFFASQGCAQSPFQAAPAPPPTPQAPAAEPLQVDLLPVLAAAQESAAAAAAAAAAAAAAAVAAAPPAPAAASTVDTAALKQPPAPPPPPPPVSAPAAEAAPPVSAATIAAAAATAVVAPTSTVAVAPVASALEKKTKSKGPYICALCAKEFKNGYNLRRHEAIHTGAKAGRVPSGAMKMPTMVPLSLLSVPQLSGAGGGGGEAGAGGGAAAVAAGGVVTTTASGKRIRKNHACEMCGKAFRDVYHLNRHKLSHSDEKPYQCPVCQQRFKRKDRMSYHVRSHDGAVHKPYNCSHCGKSFSRPDHLNSHVRQVHSTERPFKCEKCEAAFATKDRLRAHTVRHEEKVPCHVCGKMLSSAYISDHMKVHSQGPHHVCELCNKGTGEVCPMAGEVCPMAAAAAAAAAAAAAVAAPPTAVGSLSGAEGVPVSSQPLPSQPCSSPGLFFSSLSPTTEAVALAMSSCSGVPCMFPTLHPLLLRGPHYNKF; encoded by the exons ATGTTCCCCGTGTTCCCTTGCACGCTGCTGGCCCCCCCCTTCCCCGTGCTGGGCCTGGACTCCCGGGGGGTGGGCGGCCTCATGAACTCCTTCCCGCCACCTCAGGGTCACGCCCAGAACCCCCTGCAGGTCGGGGCTGAGCTCCAGTCCCGCTTCTTTGCCTCCCAGGGCTGCGCCCAGAGTCCATTCCAG GCCGCGCCGGCGCCCCCACCCACGCCCCAGGCCCCGGCGGCCGAGCCCCTCCAGGTGGACTTGCTCCCGGTCCTCGCCGCCGCCCAGGAGTCCGCCGCGGCCGCGGCTGCCgccgctgctgccgctgctgccgccgccgttGCTGCTGCGCCCCCGGCCCCGGCCGCCGCCTCCACTGTGGACACAGCGGCTCTGAAGCAGCCCCCAGCGCCCCCTCCGCCGCCCCCGCCGGTGTCGGCGCCCGCCGCCGAGGCCGCGCCCCCTGTCTCTGCCGCCACCATCGCCGCAGCCGCGGCCACCGCCGTCGTTGCCCCAACCTCGACGGTCGCCGTGGCCCCGGTTGCATCTGCCTTGGAGAAGAAGACAAAGAGCAAGGGGCCCTACATCTGCGCCCTGTGCGCCAAGGAGTTCAAGAACGGCTACAACCTCCGAAGGCACGAGGCCATCCACACCGGAGCCAAAGCCGGCCGGGTCCCCTCGGGTGCTATGAAGATGCCCACCATGGTGCCCCTAAGCCTCTTGAGCGTGCCCCAACTGAGCGGAgccggcgggggagggggagaggcggGTGCCGGTGGCGGAGCGGCCGCAGTGGCCGCCGGTGGTGTGGTGACCACGACCGCCTCGGGAAAGCGCATCCGGAAGAACCACGCCTGCGAGATGTGCGGCAAGGCCTTCCGCGACGTCTACCACCTGAACCGACACAAGCTGTCGCACTCGGACGAGAAGCCCTACCAGTGCCCGGTGTGCCAGCAGCGCTTCAAGCGCAAGGACCGCATGAGCTACCACGTGCGCTCACATGACGGCGCTGTGCACAAGCCCTACAACTGCTCCCACTGTGGCAAGAGCTTCTCCCG GCCGGATCACCTCAACAGTCACGTCAGACAAGTGCACTCAACAGAACGGCCCTTCAAATGTGAG aaaTGTGAGGCAGCTTTTGCTACGAAGGACCGTCTGCGGGCCCACACAGTACGACACGAGGAGAAGGTGCCATGTCACGTGTGTGGCAAGATGTTGAGCTCGGCTTATATTTCGGACCACATGAAGGTGCACAGCCAGGGTCCTCACCATGTCTGTGAGCTCTGCAACAAAG GTACAGGTGAGGTCTGTCCAATGGCAGGTGAGGTCTGTCcaatggcggcggcggcggcggcggcggcggcagcagcagcggcagtggCAGCCCCACCCACAGCTGTGGGCTCCCTCTCGGGGGCCGAGGGGGTGCCTGTGAGCTCTCAGCCACTTCCCTCCCAGCCCTG CTCCAGCCCTGGCCTTTTCTTTTCATCCCTCTCCCCCACGACAGAAGCTGTGGCCCTGGCCATGTCATCGTGTTCCGGTGTCCCCTGCATGTTCCCCACCCTTCACCCCCTCCTTTTGCGCGGACCCCattacaataaattttaa
- the MAZ gene encoding myc-associated zinc finger protein isoform X3 — protein MFPVFPCTLLAPPFPVLGLDSRGVGGLMNSFPPPQGHAQNPLQVGAELQSRFFASQGCAQSPFQAAPAPPPTPQAPAAEPLQVDLLPVLAAAQESAAAAAAAAAAAAAAAVAAAPPAPAAASTVDTAALKQPPAPPPPPPPVSAPAAEAAPPVSAATIAAAAATAVVAPTSTVAVAPVASALEKKTKSKGPYICALCAKEFKNGYNLRRHEAIHTGAKAGRVPSGAMKMPTMVPLSLLSVPQLSGAGGGGGEAGAGGGAAAVAAGGVVTTTASGKRIRKNHACEMCGKAFRDVYHLNRHKLSHSDEKPYQCPVCQQRFKRKDRMSYHVRSHDGAVHKPYNCSHCGKSFSRPDHLNSHVRQVHSTERPFKCEKCEAAFATKDRLRAHTVRHEEKVPCHVCGKMLSSAYISDHMKVHSQGPHHVCELCNKGFTTAAYLRIHAVKDHGLQAPRADRILCKLCSVHCKTPAQLAGHMQTHLGGAAPPVPGDAPQPQPTC, from the exons ATGTTCCCCGTGTTCCCTTGCACGCTGCTGGCCCCCCCCTTCCCCGTGCTGGGCCTGGACTCCCGGGGGGTGGGCGGCCTCATGAACTCCTTCCCGCCACCTCAGGGTCACGCCCAGAACCCCCTGCAGGTCGGGGCTGAGCTCCAGTCCCGCTTCTTTGCCTCCCAGGGCTGCGCCCAGAGTCCATTCCAG GCCGCGCCGGCGCCCCCACCCACGCCCCAGGCCCCGGCGGCCGAGCCCCTCCAGGTGGACTTGCTCCCGGTCCTCGCCGCCGCCCAGGAGTCCGCCGCGGCCGCGGCTGCCgccgctgctgccgctgctgccgccgccgttGCTGCTGCGCCCCCGGCCCCGGCCGCCGCCTCCACTGTGGACACAGCGGCTCTGAAGCAGCCCCCAGCGCCCCCTCCGCCGCCCCCGCCGGTGTCGGCGCCCGCCGCCGAGGCCGCGCCCCCTGTCTCTGCCGCCACCATCGCCGCAGCCGCGGCCACCGCCGTCGTTGCCCCAACCTCGACGGTCGCCGTGGCCCCGGTTGCATCTGCCTTGGAGAAGAAGACAAAGAGCAAGGGGCCCTACATCTGCGCCCTGTGCGCCAAGGAGTTCAAGAACGGCTACAACCTCCGAAGGCACGAGGCCATCCACACCGGAGCCAAAGCCGGCCGGGTCCCCTCGGGTGCTATGAAGATGCCCACCATGGTGCCCCTAAGCCTCTTGAGCGTGCCCCAACTGAGCGGAgccggcgggggagggggagaggcggGTGCCGGTGGCGGAGCGGCCGCAGTGGCCGCCGGTGGTGTGGTGACCACGACCGCCTCGGGAAAGCGCATCCGGAAGAACCACGCCTGCGAGATGTGCGGCAAGGCCTTCCGCGACGTCTACCACCTGAACCGACACAAGCTGTCGCACTCGGACGAGAAGCCCTACCAGTGCCCGGTGTGCCAGCAGCGCTTCAAGCGCAAGGACCGCATGAGCTACCACGTGCGCTCACATGACGGCGCTGTGCACAAGCCCTACAACTGCTCCCACTGTGGCAAGAGCTTCTCCCG GCCGGATCACCTCAACAGTCACGTCAGACAAGTGCACTCAACAGAACGGCCCTTCAAATGTGAG aaaTGTGAGGCAGCTTTTGCTACGAAGGACCGTCTGCGGGCCCACACAGTACGACACGAGGAGAAGGTGCCATGTCACGTGTGTGGCAAGATGTTGAGCTCGGCTTATATTTCGGACCACATGAAGGTGCACAGCCAGGGTCCTCACCATGTCTGTGAGCTCTGCAACAAAG GCTTCACCACGGCAGCATACCTGCGCATCCACGCGGTGAAGGACCATGGGCTCCAGGCCCCGCGGGCTGACCGCATCCTGTGCAAGCTGTGCAGCGTGCACTGCAAGACCCCTGCCCAGCTGGCCGGCCACATGCAGACCCATCTGGGGGGGGCCGCCCCCCCTGTCCCGGGAGATGCCCCCCAGCCACAGCCCACCTGCTGA
- the MAZ gene encoding myc-associated zinc finger protein isoform X6 has translation MFPVFPCTLLAPPFPVLGLDSRGVGGLMNSFPPPQGHAQNPLQVGAELQSRFFASQGCAQSPFQAAPAPPPTPQAPAAEPLQVDLLPVLAAAQESAAAAAAAAAAAAAAAVAAAPPAPAAASTVDTAALKQPPAPPPPPPPVSAPAAEAAPPVSAATIAAAAATAVVAPTSTVAVAPVASALEKKTKSKGPYICALCAKEFKNGYNLRRHEAIHTGAKAGRVPSGAMKMPTMVPLSLLSVPQLSGAGGGGGEAGAGGGAAAVAAGGVVTTTASGKRIRKNHACEMCGKAFRDVYHLNRHKLSHSDEKPYQCPVCQQRFKRKDRMSYHVRSHDGAVHKPYNCSHCGKSFSRPDHLNSHVRQVHSTERPFKCEKCEAAFATKDRLRAHTVRHEEKVPCHVCGKMLSSAYISDHMKVHSQGPHHVCELCNKGTGEVCPMAGEVCPMAAAAAAAAAAAAAVAAPPTAVGSLSGAEGVPVSSQPLPSQP, from the exons ATGTTCCCCGTGTTCCCTTGCACGCTGCTGGCCCCCCCCTTCCCCGTGCTGGGCCTGGACTCCCGGGGGGTGGGCGGCCTCATGAACTCCTTCCCGCCACCTCAGGGTCACGCCCAGAACCCCCTGCAGGTCGGGGCTGAGCTCCAGTCCCGCTTCTTTGCCTCCCAGGGCTGCGCCCAGAGTCCATTCCAG GCCGCGCCGGCGCCCCCACCCACGCCCCAGGCCCCGGCGGCCGAGCCCCTCCAGGTGGACTTGCTCCCGGTCCTCGCCGCCGCCCAGGAGTCCGCCGCGGCCGCGGCTGCCgccgctgctgccgctgctgccgccgccgttGCTGCTGCGCCCCCGGCCCCGGCCGCCGCCTCCACTGTGGACACAGCGGCTCTGAAGCAGCCCCCAGCGCCCCCTCCGCCGCCCCCGCCGGTGTCGGCGCCCGCCGCCGAGGCCGCGCCCCCTGTCTCTGCCGCCACCATCGCCGCAGCCGCGGCCACCGCCGTCGTTGCCCCAACCTCGACGGTCGCCGTGGCCCCGGTTGCATCTGCCTTGGAGAAGAAGACAAAGAGCAAGGGGCCCTACATCTGCGCCCTGTGCGCCAAGGAGTTCAAGAACGGCTACAACCTCCGAAGGCACGAGGCCATCCACACCGGAGCCAAAGCCGGCCGGGTCCCCTCGGGTGCTATGAAGATGCCCACCATGGTGCCCCTAAGCCTCTTGAGCGTGCCCCAACTGAGCGGAgccggcgggggagggggagaggcggGTGCCGGTGGCGGAGCGGCCGCAGTGGCCGCCGGTGGTGTGGTGACCACGACCGCCTCGGGAAAGCGCATCCGGAAGAACCACGCCTGCGAGATGTGCGGCAAGGCCTTCCGCGACGTCTACCACCTGAACCGACACAAGCTGTCGCACTCGGACGAGAAGCCCTACCAGTGCCCGGTGTGCCAGCAGCGCTTCAAGCGCAAGGACCGCATGAGCTACCACGTGCGCTCACATGACGGCGCTGTGCACAAGCCCTACAACTGCTCCCACTGTGGCAAGAGCTTCTCCCG GCCGGATCACCTCAACAGTCACGTCAGACAAGTGCACTCAACAGAACGGCCCTTCAAATGTGAG aaaTGTGAGGCAGCTTTTGCTACGAAGGACCGTCTGCGGGCCCACACAGTACGACACGAGGAGAAGGTGCCATGTCACGTGTGTGGCAAGATGTTGAGCTCGGCTTATATTTCGGACCACATGAAGGTGCACAGCCAGGGTCCTCACCATGTCTGTGAGCTCTGCAACAAAG GTACAGGTGAGGTCTGTCCAATGGCAGGTGAGGTCTGTCcaatggcggcggcggcggcggcggcggcggcagcagcagcggcagtggCAGCCCCACCCACAGCTGTGGGCTCCCTCTCGGGGGCCGAGGGGGTGCCTGTGAGCTCTCAGCCACTTCCCTCCCAGCCCTG A
- the MAZ gene encoding myc-associated zinc finger protein isoform X7 — MDPGNWSSFIFQGHAQNPLQVGAELQSRFFASQGCAQSPFQAAPAPPPTPQAPAAEPLQVDLLPVLAAAQESAAAAAAAAAAAAAAAVAAAPPAPAAASTVDTAALKQPPAPPPPPPPVSAPAAEAAPPVSAATIAAAAATAVVAPTSTVAVAPVASALEKKTKSKGPYICALCAKEFKNGYNLRRHEAIHTGAKAGRVPSGAMKMPTMVPLSLLSVPQLSGAGGGGGEAGAGGGAAAVAAGGVVTTTASGKRIRKNHACEMCGKAFRDVYHLNRHKLSHSDEKPYQCPVCQQRFKRKDRMSYHVRSHDGAVHKPYNCSHCGKSFSRPDHLNSHVRQVHSTERPFKCEKCEAAFATKDRLRAHTVRHEEKVPCHVCGKMLSSAYISDHMKVHSQGPHHVCELCNKGTGEVCPMAGEVCPMAAAAAAAAAAAAAVAAPPTAVGSLSGAEGVPVSSQPLPSQPW, encoded by the exons ATGGATCCCGGCAACTGGAGCAGCTTCATCTTCCAG GGTCACGCCCAGAACCCCCTGCAGGTCGGGGCTGAGCTCCAGTCCCGCTTCTTTGCCTCCCAGGGCTGCGCCCAGAGTCCATTCCAG GCCGCGCCGGCGCCCCCACCCACGCCCCAGGCCCCGGCGGCCGAGCCCCTCCAGGTGGACTTGCTCCCGGTCCTCGCCGCCGCCCAGGAGTCCGCCGCGGCCGCGGCTGCCgccgctgctgccgctgctgccgccgccgttGCTGCTGCGCCCCCGGCCCCGGCCGCCGCCTCCACTGTGGACACAGCGGCTCTGAAGCAGCCCCCAGCGCCCCCTCCGCCGCCCCCGCCGGTGTCGGCGCCCGCCGCCGAGGCCGCGCCCCCTGTCTCTGCCGCCACCATCGCCGCAGCCGCGGCCACCGCCGTCGTTGCCCCAACCTCGACGGTCGCCGTGGCCCCGGTTGCATCTGCCTTGGAGAAGAAGACAAAGAGCAAGGGGCCCTACATCTGCGCCCTGTGCGCCAAGGAGTTCAAGAACGGCTACAACCTCCGAAGGCACGAGGCCATCCACACCGGAGCCAAAGCCGGCCGGGTCCCCTCGGGTGCTATGAAGATGCCCACCATGGTGCCCCTAAGCCTCTTGAGCGTGCCCCAACTGAGCGGAgccggcgggggagggggagaggcggGTGCCGGTGGCGGAGCGGCCGCAGTGGCCGCCGGTGGTGTGGTGACCACGACCGCCTCGGGAAAGCGCATCCGGAAGAACCACGCCTGCGAGATGTGCGGCAAGGCCTTCCGCGACGTCTACCACCTGAACCGACACAAGCTGTCGCACTCGGACGAGAAGCCCTACCAGTGCCCGGTGTGCCAGCAGCGCTTCAAGCGCAAGGACCGCATGAGCTACCACGTGCGCTCACATGACGGCGCTGTGCACAAGCCCTACAACTGCTCCCACTGTGGCAAGAGCTTCTCCCG GCCGGATCACCTCAACAGTCACGTCAGACAAGTGCACTCAACAGAACGGCCCTTCAAATGTGAG aaaTGTGAGGCAGCTTTTGCTACGAAGGACCGTCTGCGGGCCCACACAGTACGACACGAGGAGAAGGTGCCATGTCACGTGTGTGGCAAGATGTTGAGCTCGGCTTATATTTCGGACCACATGAAGGTGCACAGCCAGGGTCCTCACCATGTCTGTGAGCTCTGCAACAAAG GTACAGGTGAGGTCTGTCCAATGGCAGGTGAGGTCTGTCcaatggcggcggcggcggcggcggcggcggcagcagcagcggcagtggCAGCCCCACCCACAGCTGTGGGCTCCCTCTCGGGGGCCGAGGGGGTGCCTGTGAGCTCTCAGCCACTTCCCTCCCAGCCCTGGTGA
- the MAZ gene encoding myc-associated zinc finger protein isoform X4: MFPVFPCTLLAPPFPVLGLDSRGVGGLMNSFPPPQGHAQNPLQVGAELQSRFFASQGCAQSPFQAAPAPPPTPQAPAAEPLQVDLLPVLAAAQESAAAAAAAAAAAAAAAVAAAPPAPAAASTVDTAALKQPPAPPPPPPPVSAPAAEAAPPVSAATIAAAAATAVVAPTSTVAVAPVASALEKKTKSKGPYICALCAKEFKNGYNLRRHEAIHTGAKAGRVPSGAMKMPTMVPLSLLSVPQLSGAGGGGGEAGAGGGAAAVAAGGVVTTTASGKRIRKNHACEMCGKAFRDVYHLNRHKLSHSDEKPYQCPVCQQRFKRKDRMSYHVRSHDGAVHKPYNCSHCGKSFSRPDHLNSHVRQVHSTERPFKCEKCEAAFATKDRLRAHTVRHEEKVPCHVCGKMLSSAYISDHMKVHSQGPHHVCELCNKGTGEVCPMAGEVCPMAAAAAAAAAAAAAVAAPPTAVGSLSGAEGVPVSSQPLPSQPW, encoded by the exons ATGTTCCCCGTGTTCCCTTGCACGCTGCTGGCCCCCCCCTTCCCCGTGCTGGGCCTGGACTCCCGGGGGGTGGGCGGCCTCATGAACTCCTTCCCGCCACCTCAGGGTCACGCCCAGAACCCCCTGCAGGTCGGGGCTGAGCTCCAGTCCCGCTTCTTTGCCTCCCAGGGCTGCGCCCAGAGTCCATTCCAG GCCGCGCCGGCGCCCCCACCCACGCCCCAGGCCCCGGCGGCCGAGCCCCTCCAGGTGGACTTGCTCCCGGTCCTCGCCGCCGCCCAGGAGTCCGCCGCGGCCGCGGCTGCCgccgctgctgccgctgctgccgccgccgttGCTGCTGCGCCCCCGGCCCCGGCCGCCGCCTCCACTGTGGACACAGCGGCTCTGAAGCAGCCCCCAGCGCCCCCTCCGCCGCCCCCGCCGGTGTCGGCGCCCGCCGCCGAGGCCGCGCCCCCTGTCTCTGCCGCCACCATCGCCGCAGCCGCGGCCACCGCCGTCGTTGCCCCAACCTCGACGGTCGCCGTGGCCCCGGTTGCATCTGCCTTGGAGAAGAAGACAAAGAGCAAGGGGCCCTACATCTGCGCCCTGTGCGCCAAGGAGTTCAAGAACGGCTACAACCTCCGAAGGCACGAGGCCATCCACACCGGAGCCAAAGCCGGCCGGGTCCCCTCGGGTGCTATGAAGATGCCCACCATGGTGCCCCTAAGCCTCTTGAGCGTGCCCCAACTGAGCGGAgccggcgggggagggggagaggcggGTGCCGGTGGCGGAGCGGCCGCAGTGGCCGCCGGTGGTGTGGTGACCACGACCGCCTCGGGAAAGCGCATCCGGAAGAACCACGCCTGCGAGATGTGCGGCAAGGCCTTCCGCGACGTCTACCACCTGAACCGACACAAGCTGTCGCACTCGGACGAGAAGCCCTACCAGTGCCCGGTGTGCCAGCAGCGCTTCAAGCGCAAGGACCGCATGAGCTACCACGTGCGCTCACATGACGGCGCTGTGCACAAGCCCTACAACTGCTCCCACTGTGGCAAGAGCTTCTCCCG GCCGGATCACCTCAACAGTCACGTCAGACAAGTGCACTCAACAGAACGGCCCTTCAAATGTGAG aaaTGTGAGGCAGCTTTTGCTACGAAGGACCGTCTGCGGGCCCACACAGTACGACACGAGGAGAAGGTGCCATGTCACGTGTGTGGCAAGATGTTGAGCTCGGCTTATATTTCGGACCACATGAAGGTGCACAGCCAGGGTCCTCACCATGTCTGTGAGCTCTGCAACAAAG GTACAGGTGAGGTCTGTCCAATGGCAGGTGAGGTCTGTCcaatggcggcggcggcggcggcggcggcggcagcagcagcggcagtggCAGCCCCACCCACAGCTGTGGGCTCCCTCTCGGGGGCCGAGGGGGTGCCTGTGAGCTCTCAGCCACTTCCCTCCCAGCCCTGGTGA
- the MAZ gene encoding myc-associated zinc finger protein isoform X2: protein MDPGNWSSFIFQGHAQNPLQVGAELQSRFFASQGCAQSPFQAAPAPPPTPQAPAAEPLQVDLLPVLAAAQESAAAAAAAAAAAAAAAVAAAPPAPAAASTVDTAALKQPPAPPPPPPPVSAPAAEAAPPVSAATIAAAAATAVVAPTSTVAVAPVASALEKKTKSKGPYICALCAKEFKNGYNLRRHEAIHTGAKAGRVPSGAMKMPTMVPLSLLSVPQLSGAGGGGGEAGAGGGAAAVAAGGVVTTTASGKRIRKNHACEMCGKAFRDVYHLNRHKLSHSDEKPYQCPVCQQRFKRKDRMSYHVRSHDGAVHKPYNCSHCGKSFSRPDHLNSHVRQVHSTERPFKCEKCEAAFATKDRLRAHTVRHEEKVPCHVCGKMLSSAYISDHMKVHSQGPHHVCELCNKGTGEVCPMAGEVCPMAAAAAAAAAAAAAVAAPPTAVGSLSGAEGVPVSSQPLPSQPCSSPGLFFSSLSPTTEAVALAMSSCSGVPCMFPTLHPLLLRGPHYNKF from the exons ATGGATCCCGGCAACTGGAGCAGCTTCATCTTCCAG GGTCACGCCCAGAACCCCCTGCAGGTCGGGGCTGAGCTCCAGTCCCGCTTCTTTGCCTCCCAGGGCTGCGCCCAGAGTCCATTCCAG GCCGCGCCGGCGCCCCCACCCACGCCCCAGGCCCCGGCGGCCGAGCCCCTCCAGGTGGACTTGCTCCCGGTCCTCGCCGCCGCCCAGGAGTCCGCCGCGGCCGCGGCTGCCgccgctgctgccgctgctgccgccgccgttGCTGCTGCGCCCCCGGCCCCGGCCGCCGCCTCCACTGTGGACACAGCGGCTCTGAAGCAGCCCCCAGCGCCCCCTCCGCCGCCCCCGCCGGTGTCGGCGCCCGCCGCCGAGGCCGCGCCCCCTGTCTCTGCCGCCACCATCGCCGCAGCCGCGGCCACCGCCGTCGTTGCCCCAACCTCGACGGTCGCCGTGGCCCCGGTTGCATCTGCCTTGGAGAAGAAGACAAAGAGCAAGGGGCCCTACATCTGCGCCCTGTGCGCCAAGGAGTTCAAGAACGGCTACAACCTCCGAAGGCACGAGGCCATCCACACCGGAGCCAAAGCCGGCCGGGTCCCCTCGGGTGCTATGAAGATGCCCACCATGGTGCCCCTAAGCCTCTTGAGCGTGCCCCAACTGAGCGGAgccggcgggggagggggagaggcggGTGCCGGTGGCGGAGCGGCCGCAGTGGCCGCCGGTGGTGTGGTGACCACGACCGCCTCGGGAAAGCGCATCCGGAAGAACCACGCCTGCGAGATGTGCGGCAAGGCCTTCCGCGACGTCTACCACCTGAACCGACACAAGCTGTCGCACTCGGACGAGAAGCCCTACCAGTGCCCGGTGTGCCAGCAGCGCTTCAAGCGCAAGGACCGCATGAGCTACCACGTGCGCTCACATGACGGCGCTGTGCACAAGCCCTACAACTGCTCCCACTGTGGCAAGAGCTTCTCCCG GCCGGATCACCTCAACAGTCACGTCAGACAAGTGCACTCAACAGAACGGCCCTTCAAATGTGAG aaaTGTGAGGCAGCTTTTGCTACGAAGGACCGTCTGCGGGCCCACACAGTACGACACGAGGAGAAGGTGCCATGTCACGTGTGTGGCAAGATGTTGAGCTCGGCTTATATTTCGGACCACATGAAGGTGCACAGCCAGGGTCCTCACCATGTCTGTGAGCTCTGCAACAAAG GTACAGGTGAGGTCTGTCCAATGGCAGGTGAGGTCTGTCcaatggcggcggcggcggcggcggcggcggcagcagcagcggcagtggCAGCCCCACCCACAGCTGTGGGCTCCCTCTCGGGGGCCGAGGGGGTGCCTGTGAGCTCTCAGCCACTTCCCTCCCAGCCCTG CTCCAGCCCTGGCCTTTTCTTTTCATCCCTCTCCCCCACGACAGAAGCTGTGGCCCTGGCCATGTCATCGTGTTCCGGTGTCCCCTGCATGTTCCCCACCCTTCACCCCCTCCTTTTGCGCGGACCCCattacaataaattttaa